The following are encoded in a window of Myxosarcina sp. GI1 genomic DNA:
- a CDS encoding Tic22 family protein: protein MKTLTSWNKTIGSLAVGILCLGALGQKAVALPEETVLEKLNPVPVFTIADEQGAPLVASGENDAKVAGVFISQEAANNFVSQLQTKNPDLANKVKVVPVSLGEVYKLAESNQSQENGLNFAYVPDEEAVNSAKTVLDQSGQTYEGGVPLFVAKGGQDDGYLTIERDSQQVIPFFFEKQQLENMVAKFKEQKPEVANSVKIEVVPLEGVISTLQTSDDEMLNKVVLVPSTESLQFLQNNAAPEPGAQPAPEAQPAE from the coding sequence ATGAAAACACTGACTAGTTGGAACAAAACCATAGGTTCGCTTGCGGTTGGCATATTATGTTTGGGTGCATTAGGGCAAAAGGCTGTGGCACTTCCAGAAGAGACAGTACTAGAAAAACTCAATCCCGTACCTGTGTTTACCATTGCTGACGAACAAGGTGCGCCTCTGGTAGCTTCTGGAGAAAACGATGCTAAAGTAGCGGGAGTGTTTATCAGTCAGGAGGCGGCTAACAATTTTGTCAGCCAGCTACAGACTAAAAACCCAGATTTAGCCAACAAAGTTAAAGTAGTTCCTGTTTCTCTAGGAGAAGTATACAAGTTAGCCGAATCCAACCAAAGTCAAGAAAATGGTCTTAACTTTGCTTATGTACCTGATGAAGAAGCGGTAAATTCTGCCAAGACAGTTTTAGACCAAAGCGGACAAACTTATGAGGGGGGAGTACCCTTATTTGTTGCCAAAGGCGGACAAGATGATGGTTATTTGACTATAGAAAGAGATTCCCAGCAGGTTATTCCCTTCTTTTTTGAGAAGCAACAGTTAGAAAACATGGTGGCAAAGTTTAAAGAACAAAAGCCTGAGGTAGCCAACAGCGTCAAAATTGAAGTAGTTCCTTTAGAAGGTGTAATTTCCACTTTGCAAACTAGTGACGATGAAATGCTTAATAAAGTTGTTCTAGTACCCTCTACTGAATCTTTACAATTTCTACAGAATAATGCAGCCCCAGAACCAGGCGCACAACCAGCACCAGAAGCTCAACCTGCCGAATAA
- a CDS encoding L-threonylcarbamoyladenylate synthase codes for MSEVSQTKLIAGAIAGKVVSFPTDTVPALAVKPELGQLIYDLKQRPAHKPLILMGASEQQLLPYITGTSRELTIWRETMAKYFPGAVTLVLPASSQVPKVINTGDPTTVGIRIPDSAIARSILEETGVLATTSANLSGEQPLTTMAAIAEAFPQILVLETSLYSQTELIGSGQPSTVAKWEGNSWVILRQGKILFET; via the coding sequence ATGAGTGAAGTTTCTCAAACCAAGCTAATTGCTGGTGCGATCGCGGGAAAAGTAGTGAGTTTTCCTACCGACACCGTACCAGCTTTGGCAGTAAAACCAGAGTTGGGACAGTTAATTTACGACCTCAAACAACGACCCGCTCACAAGCCTCTAATTTTAATGGGAGCATCCGAACAACAACTATTACCATATATTACTGGTACGTCACGGGAGTTGACTATTTGGCGGGAGACAATGGCAAAATATTTTCCAGGTGCGGTTACTTTAGTTTTACCAGCCTCTTCACAAGTACCTAAAGTAATTAATACTGGCGATCCGACTACTGTGGGGATTCGCATACCCGATAGCGCGATCGCCAGATCTATCTTAGAAGAAACGGGCGTTTTAGCTACCACCAGCGCGAATTTGTCTGGGGAACAGCCATTAACGACTATGGCAGCAATTGCGGAGGCTTTTCCCCAAATATTGGTTTTAGAAACCAGTTTATATAGTCAAACAGAACTCATTGGTAGCGGTCAACCCTCTACCGTCGCCAAGTGGGAGGGCAATAGTTGGGTCATACTGCGTCAGGGAAAAATTTTGTTTGAAACCTAA
- a CDS encoding alpha/beta hydrolase, with protein sequence MLKILGTYSSKLIIVTAAIVLGLYGLGCLCLWLFQNRLIFFPVKVISETPKQYGVPYRDLFIPVSDTGEKINGWLFPAPKTEQKSKWLVYFHGNGDNISWNIQKAIKLRDLGFSVLIVDYRGYGFSEGKFPTEKTVYQDAEAAWNYLTEKEQIKPSQILIYGFSLGGAVAIELASKHPDALGLIVESSFTSIVDMTNKTSLPPIFPLKLLVNQHFNSIAKIKSLSMPVLFIHGTEDRVVPYTMSKELFAAASEPKQLVLVPDGGHYDSAFQDHPLYFQSIKNFVRSFD encoded by the coding sequence ATGCTCAAGATTTTAGGAACCTATAGTAGTAAGTTAATTATTGTTACTGCGGCAATTGTCTTGGGTTTGTATGGATTAGGTTGTTTATGTTTGTGGCTGTTCCAAAATCGCCTGATTTTTTTTCCCGTAAAAGTAATTTCTGAAACTCCCAAACAATATGGGGTACCTTATCGAGATTTATTTATACCAGTTTCTGATACTGGAGAGAAAATAAATGGCTGGCTCTTCCCTGCACCTAAAACCGAACAAAAGTCTAAATGGCTAGTTTATTTTCACGGCAACGGTGACAATATTAGCTGGAATATTCAAAAAGCAATTAAGTTACGCGATTTAGGTTTTTCGGTTTTAATTGTTGACTATCGCGGTTATGGATTTAGCGAGGGGAAGTTTCCGACTGAAAAGACAGTTTACCAAGATGCTGAAGCAGCATGGAACTATTTAACTGAAAAAGAACAAATAAAACCCAGTCAGATTTTAATTTATGGTTTTTCGTTAGGTGGTGCAGTGGCGATCGAACTTGCTAGTAAACATCCCGACGCATTAGGACTAATAGTGGAAAGTTCTTTTACTTCAATTGTGGATATGACGAATAAAACTTCTTTGCCGCCTATTTTTCCCCTCAAACTTTTAGTCAATCAGCACTTTAATTCAATTGCCAAAATTAAATCTTTATCTATGCCCGTTCTATTTATACACGGAACAGAAGATCGCGTAGTACCTTACACCATGAGTAAAGAACTATTTGCTGCTGCTTCAGAACCCAAACAGCTTGTTTTAGTTCCAGATGGCGGACACTATGACTCGGCTTTTCAAGATCATCCGCTTTATTTTCAGTCAATTAAAAATTTTGTGCGTAGTTTTGATTAG
- the tatC gene encoding twin-arginine translocase subunit TatC gives MSSPKLDTPTEDKNSNAYLDELPDEVEMSLFDHLEELRMRIFYALIAVAIGVAGCFVFVRPIVRWLEIPARGVKFLQLAPGEFFFVSIKVAGYSGLVLSTPFILYQVVQFVLPGLTRRERRLLAPVIFGSSILFFAGLIFAYVALIPAALNFFISYGSDVVEQSWSIDRYFEFVLLLLFSTGLAFQIPVIQLILGFLGIVSSAQMISGWRIVVLGAVVLGAILTPSTDPLTQSLLAGAVLGLYFGGIGAVKLIGK, from the coding sequence ATGTCATCACCCAAGCTAGATACTCCAACTGAAGATAAAAACAGCAATGCTTATTTAGACGAACTTCCCGATGAAGTGGAAATGTCGTTGTTCGACCATTTAGAAGAACTGCGGATGCGCATTTTTTATGCTTTGATTGCAGTCGCAATTGGAGTAGCTGGCTGTTTTGTATTTGTCAGACCGATAGTACGCTGGTTGGAAATTCCAGCACGGGGAGTTAAGTTTCTTCAGCTTGCACCAGGAGAATTCTTTTTTGTTTCGATTAAGGTGGCTGGCTATAGCGGTTTGGTACTATCTACTCCGTTTATTCTCTATCAGGTCGTGCAGTTTGTTTTACCAGGATTGACCAGGAGAGAGCGACGTTTACTCGCTCCCGTTATCTTTGGCTCTAGCATTCTCTTTTTTGCTGGTTTGATTTTTGCCTATGTTGCCTTAATTCCTGCCGCGCTTAATTTCTTTATCAGCTACGGTAGTGATGTGGTCGAGCAGTCTTGGTCGATCGATCGCTATTTTGAATTCGTGTTGCTGCTGCTGTTTAGTACGGGGTTAGCGTTTCAAATTCCCGTAATTCAGCTTATTTTAGGTTTTTTGGGTATTGTTTCTTCCGCTCAAATGATTTCAGGTTGGCGCATTGTGGTTTTAGGTGCTGTCGTATTGGGTGCAATTCTTACTCCTTCAACCGATCCTCTAACTCAGTCTTTGCTTGCTGGTGCGGTATTGGGGTTATATTTTGGCGGTATCGGTGCGGTTAAACTTATTGGTAAGTAA
- the prmC gene encoding peptide chain release factor N(5)-glutamine methyltransferase produces MQPQNQAHNQHQKLNLPNKSRFEILGKELYLWRDRALKEAIAKDIAVGEVDWLLRETTNIDTLSLRLNSFPDRISASLPLVKLAEYWQQRLELNLPVQYIVGAVYWRQFKLTVTPAVLIPRPETELIIDLALKAAIDANNGDTEHWLDLGTGSGAIALGLATSFPHATVHAVDCSQEALEVARTNARLWNLSERIEFYHGSWWQPLTALKGKVRGMVSNPPYIPTAEINNLQPEVVKHEPHLALDGGEDGLVAIRQLVETAPQYLVSGGIWLVEMMVGQAATVAWMLKQQGSYHKIEILPDLAGIERFALAYRR; encoded by the coding sequence ATGCAGCCCCAGAACCAGGCGCACAACCAGCACCAGAAGCTCAACCTGCCGAATAAAAGTCGGTTTGAGATTTTAGGTAAAGAGCTATATCTTTGGCGAGATCGAGCTTTAAAAGAAGCGATCGCTAAAGATATAGCTGTTGGGGAAGTAGATTGGCTGCTGCGTGAAACTACCAACATAGATACTCTATCTTTGCGTTTAAATTCGTTTCCAGATCGAATTTCTGCGAGCCTACCTTTAGTCAAACTAGCTGAATATTGGCAACAGCGTTTGGAACTCAATCTACCCGTACAGTACATAGTAGGTGCTGTTTATTGGCGACAATTTAAGTTAACTGTTACTCCTGCGGTCTTAATTCCCCGTCCAGAAACCGAATTAATTATTGATTTAGCATTGAAAGCAGCGATCGATGCCAACAATGGCGATACGGAACACTGGTTAGATTTGGGTACTGGTAGCGGAGCGATCGCTCTCGGTTTAGCTACTAGTTTTCCTCACGCTACAGTTCATGCTGTCGATTGCAGTCAAGAAGCTCTAGAAGTTGCCAGAACCAACGCTCGCTTATGGAATCTTTCAGAAAGAATTGAGTTTTATCACGGTAGCTGGTGGCAACCGCTAACGGCATTAAAAGGTAAAGTCAGAGGTATGGTATCCAATCCACCTTATATCCCCACAGCCGAGATAAACAACCTCCAGCCAGAAGTAGTAAAACACGAACCCCATCTGGCTTTGGATGGAGGCGAAGATGGTTTGGTAGCAATTCGTCAGCTAGTAGAAACCGCTCCCCAATATTTAGTCTCTGGTGGCATTTGGTTAGTAGAAATGATGGTAGGACAGGCAGCTACCGTAGCTTGGATGCTAAAACAGCAGGGAAGTTATCATAAAATCGAAATATTACCCGATTTAGCAGGAATCGAGCGTTTTGCTCTAGCCTATCGTCGTTAA
- a CDS encoding pentapeptide repeat-containing protein, whose translation MKAGDLLEQFAIGKHNFKKIDLYDCDLSWKYLARINLSYANLSISVLEGIDLPAAILIKANLFRADLTAANLFRANLRGANSRGADLRGADLTKANLYGADLTGASFTGAELSGAIMPNGTIIPKHSIIR comes from the coding sequence ATGAAAGCTGGAGATTTATTAGAACAATTTGCTATAGGAAAACATAACTTTAAAAAGATCGATCTTTATGACTGCGATCTAAGTTGGAAATATTTGGCGAGAATCAATTTAAGTTATGCCAATCTCAGTATTTCAGTTCTTGAAGGCATAGATTTGCCAGCAGCCATATTGATTAAAGCTAATTTATTCCGCGCTGATTTAACTGCTGCCAATTTGTTTCGAGCAAATTTACGTGGTGCAAATTCAAGAGGCGCTGATTTAAGAGGTGCAGATTTGACCAAAGCTAATCTATACGGGGCGGATTTGACTGGTGCTAGTTTTACAGGTGCTGAGCTTAGCGGTGCGATTATGCCAAATGGAACGATAATACCAAAACATAGTATTATTCGATGA
- a CDS encoding DMT family transporter — MQFIYVICAIFAGVAFAIQPSVNGKVAQSLNYPLQAAFVSFAVGTILLAGINLLLNSKLPSVERLFSIPWWLWLGGGAIGAFVVTAALVIQPQIGAGRWISYYLFGQLVMSMLLDHFGWLGLEVHPIGWMRSLGVFLLVLGTILIANY; from the coding sequence ATGCAATTTATTTATGTTATCTGCGCTATTTTCGCAGGAGTTGCCTTTGCTATCCAACCTTCGGTAAATGGTAAAGTCGCTCAAAGTTTGAATTACCCACTGCAAGCTGCTTTTGTTTCTTTTGCTGTCGGAACTATCTTGCTTGCTGGTATCAATTTACTATTAAACTCCAAGCTTCCTTCTGTAGAGCGGTTATTTTCTATCCCCTGGTGGTTGTGGTTGGGTGGAGGGGCAATTGGAGCATTTGTGGTAACAGCAGCTTTAGTCATTCAACCCCAAATTGGTGCGGGAAGATGGATTTCTTATTATCTTTTCGGACAGTTAGTGATGTCGATGTTGTTGGACCACTTTGGCTGGCTGGGACTGGAAGTTCATCCGATTGGTTGGATGCGATCGCTAGGCGTTTTTTTATTGGTGTTAGGCACAATTTTAATCGCTAATTATTAG
- a CDS encoding alpha-D-glucose phosphate-specific phosphoglucomutase, whose amino-acid sequence MNIRTVSTTPFDDQKPGTSGLRKSVEVFQQPHYLENFIQAIFDALEGCEGQTIVLGGDGRYYNRQAIQIILKMAAANGIGRVLVGQGGIMSTPAASCIIRQYKAFGGIILSASHNPGGPDGDFGVKYNVTNGGPAPEKVTSAIYDRTKEIDSYKILETDDVNLDKLTVMRLGEMGVEVIDPVEPYARLMESLFDFDSIRQLVRQDFQMCIDSMHAVTGPYAKNLFEKRLGAPQGTVQNSEPLEDFGGGHPDPNLVYAHDLVEIMFGDDAPDFGAASDGDGDRNMILGNNFFVTPSDSLAVLTANAKLVPGYKDGLSGVARSMPTSAAVDRVAEKLGVECYETPTGWKFFGNLLDADRATLCGEESFGTGSNHVREKDGLWAVLFWLNILAATGKSVEDLVRDHWKTYGRNYYSRHDYEEVDKERANELFERLQGMLDDLKGNTYGNYTVDYADNFSYNDPVDGSVSKNQGIRIGFTDGSRIIFRLSGTGTKGATLRLYLESYEPDASKHDTETQTALEPLIEIAQKIAQIREYTQRDEPTVIT is encoded by the coding sequence ATGAATATTCGTACTGTTTCTACCACTCCCTTTGACGACCAAAAACCAGGAACCTCTGGTCTGCGTAAGTCTGTAGAAGTTTTTCAGCAGCCTCATTACTTAGAAAACTTCATTCAAGCAATTTTCGATGCCCTAGAGGGCTGTGAAGGACAAACCATAGTTTTAGGTGGTGACGGGCGCTACTACAATCGTCAGGCAATTCAAATTATCCTCAAAATGGCTGCCGCTAATGGTATCGGTCGAGTTTTAGTAGGACAAGGCGGAATTATGTCTACTCCCGCAGCTTCGTGTATTATTCGCCAATATAAGGCTTTTGGCGGTATTATTCTTTCTGCCAGTCATAACCCTGGTGGACCAGATGGCGATTTTGGAGTTAAATACAATGTTACCAACGGCGGTCCCGCACCAGAAAAAGTAACCAGCGCAATTTACGATCGCACTAAAGAAATTGACAGTTACAAAATCTTAGAAACCGATGATGTTAATTTGGACAAGCTAACGGTAATGCGTCTGGGAGAAATGGGGGTAGAAGTTATCGATCCCGTAGAACCCTATGCCCGTTTGATGGAATCTCTGTTCGATTTTGACAGTATTCGGCAGCTAGTTAGACAAGACTTCCAGATGTGTATCGACTCGATGCACGCCGTAACGGGTCCCTATGCTAAAAATCTGTTTGAAAAACGTTTGGGTGCGCCTCAAGGTACGGTGCAAAATAGCGAACCTTTAGAAGATTTTGGCGGCGGACATCCCGACCCCAACTTAGTCTACGCTCACGACCTGGTAGAAATTATGTTTGGTGACGATGCCCCAGACTTTGGTGCGGCTTCCGATGGCGACGGCGATCGCAACATGATTTTAGGCAATAATTTTTTTGTTACTCCCAGCGATAGTTTGGCAGTATTGACCGCTAACGCCAAACTCGTACCAGGATATAAAGACGGACTTTCGGGAGTAGCGCGATCGATGCCTACCAGCGCCGCAGTAGATCGGGTTGCCGAAAAACTAGGTGTAGAATGTTACGAAACTCCTACAGGATGGAAATTCTTTGGTAATTTGTTAGATGCCGATCGCGCCACCCTGTGCGGTGAAGAAAGTTTTGGTACTGGTTCTAACCACGTGCGTGAAAAAGACGGACTGTGGGCAGTATTATTCTGGTTAAATATTTTAGCGGCAACTGGCAAATCAGTCGAAGATTTGGTTCGCGATCACTGGAAAACTTACGGACGTAACTACTATTCCCGTCACGACTATGAAGAGGTAGACAAAGAACGCGCCAACGAACTTTTTGAGAGATTGCAAGGTATGCTCGATGACCTGAAAGGAAACACTTACGGCAACTATACTGTAGATTATGCCGACAACTTTAGCTATAACGACCCTGTAGACGGTAGCGTTAGTAAAAATCAGGGGATCAGAATCGGCTTTACCGATGGTTCGCGGATTATCTTTCGTCTATCTGGTACGGGAACTAAAGGAGCGACTTTGCGTTTGTACCTAGAAAGCTACGAACCCGATGCTAGCAAACACGATACCGAAACCCAGACGGCTTTAGAACCTTTGATTGAAATCGCTCAAAAGATCGCCCAAATTCGCGAATATACTCAGCGAGATGAACCTACTGTAATTACCTAA
- a CDS encoding sensor histidine kinase KdpD, which yields MNKYEQLEEELKQVKLAYQMAAQMSEFKASFLARTSHELRSPLSSLIGIHQLILSDLCENPQEEKEFIEQAYQSALKLMKLIDEIVAVSKIEHGSTSLCFETLQLTKIFHCVRQLTYLQAANRNLKLTVTEPDPILYVLADRARLIQLVANLIDSGISLMDGGEIEVTTASNVPNFVDIHIDLQCSANLWLDSKETTNNCSDRNLLKEIDTNGSKMKLSPKMKFMLSQSLLETMGGSLKLLDLSSQSSQYLTRLVLSCKKAIDYSN from the coding sequence ATGAATAAATACGAGCAACTAGAAGAAGAACTAAAGCAGGTAAAGCTAGCCTATCAAATGGCGGCTCAAATGAGCGAATTTAAAGCTAGTTTTTTAGCAAGAACTTCTCATGAATTGCGATCGCCTTTAAGTAGCCTAATCGGAATTCATCAGCTAATTTTATCCGACCTTTGTGAAAACCCTCAAGAAGAAAAAGAATTTATCGAACAGGCTTATCAGTCGGCGTTAAAGCTGATGAAATTAATTGATGAAATCGTTGCGGTTTCTAAAATCGAACACGGTAGCACTAGTCTTTGTTTTGAAACTCTACAATTAACCAAAATTTTTCATTGCGTTCGACAGTTGACTTATCTTCAAGCTGCCAATCGTAATTTGAAACTAACAGTAACAGAACCCGATCCTATTCTCTATGTATTGGCAGATCGCGCGCGTTTAATTCAGTTAGTTGCCAATTTAATCGATAGTGGTATTTCCTTAATGGATGGGGGAGAGATTGAGGTTACAACTGCTAGCAACGTTCCTAACTTCGTCGATATTCACATTGATTTGCAGTGTAGTGCCAATCTTTGGCTTGATAGTAAAGAGACAACAAACAACTGTAGCGATCGCAATCTTCTCAAAGAAATAGATACTAACGGCAGCAAAATGAAGTTGTCCCCCAAAATGAAATTTATGCTGTCACAAAGTTTGTTGGAAACTATGGGCGGAAGTTTAAAATTATTAGATTTATCATCTCAATCGAGTCAATATCTAACACGTCTAGTTTTATCGTGTAAAAAGGCGATTGACTATTCCAATTAG